In Flavobacterium endoglycinae, one DNA window encodes the following:
- the lysA gene encoding diaminopimelate decarboxylase, which produces MQAKDLLQLADQFGSPLYVYDAEKIQSQYNRLTKAFSKVENLRVNYAMKALSNVAILQLLKNMGSGLDTVSIQEVLLGLHAGYEPERIFFTPNGVSLEEIEEVAAMGVQINIDNLSILEQFGTKHPHIPVCIRINPHVMAGGNANISVGHIDSKFGISVHQIPHILRIVENTKMSIVGIHMHTGSDILDIEVFLYAAEILFDTAKHFKDLQFLDFGSGFKVPYKKDDIETDIEELGKKLSKRFNAFCSEYGRDLTLIFEPGKFLVSEAGHFLVKVNVVKQTTSTVFAGIDSGFNHLIRPMFYGSSHHIENISNPKGKERFYSVVGYICETDTFANNRRIAEITEGDILEFRNAGAYCFSMSSNYNSRYKPAEVLWMNGQGILIRQAETFEDLLKNQIPLPQEIAATV; this is translated from the coding sequence ATGCAAGCAAAAGATTTACTGCAGTTAGCAGACCAATTTGGAAGTCCATTGTATGTTTACGATGCTGAAAAAATCCAATCTCAGTACAACAGATTAACTAAAGCTTTCTCTAAGGTAGAAAACTTAAGAGTTAATTACGCCATGAAGGCATTGTCTAATGTTGCGATTCTACAGTTATTAAAGAACATGGGGTCTGGATTAGACACTGTATCGATTCAGGAAGTTTTATTAGGACTTCATGCTGGCTATGAACCCGAAAGAATTTTCTTTACACCAAACGGAGTTTCTTTAGAAGAAATTGAAGAAGTTGCCGCAATGGGTGTACAAATCAATATCGACAATTTATCTATTCTGGAGCAATTCGGAACAAAACATCCACATATTCCGGTATGTATTCGTATCAATCCGCACGTAATGGCGGGTGGAAATGCTAATATTTCTGTTGGGCATATCGATAGTAAATTCGGAATCTCTGTTCACCAAATTCCGCATATTTTGCGAATTGTGGAGAACACAAAAATGAGCATTGTGGGTATTCACATGCACACAGGATCTGATATTTTAGATATTGAAGTATTCTTGTATGCAGCTGAAATCCTTTTCGATACAGCGAAACATTTCAAAGATTTACAATTTTTAGATTTCGGAAGTGGATTCAAAGTACCTTACAAAAAAGACGATATCGAAACCGATATTGAAGAATTAGGTAAAAAATTATCTAAAAGATTCAACGCTTTCTGTTCTGAATACGGAAGAGATTTAACGTTGATTTTCGAACCTGGAAAATTCTTGGTGAGCGAAGCAGGTCATTTCTTAGTAAAAGTAAACGTAGTAAAACAAACCACTTCTACCGTATTTGCAGGAATCGATAGTGGTTTCAACCACTTAATCCGTCCAATGTTTTACGGATCTTCACACCATATCGAAAACATTTCGAATCCAAAAGGAAAAGAGCGTTTTTACTCTGTTGTAGGATACATTTGCGAAACCGATACTTTTGCAAACAACCGTAGAATCGCGGAAATTACAGAAGGAGATATTCTAGAGTTCAGAAACGCTGGAGCATACTGTTTCTCAATGTCTTCAAACTACAACTCAAGATACAAACCAGCTGAAGTGCTATGGATGAACGGACAAGGAATCTTGATTCGCCAAGCTGAAACATTTGAAGATTTACTTAAAAATCAAATTCCGTTGCCACAAGAAATTGCTGCTACGGTTTAA